A portion of the Enterobacter sp. SA187 genome contains these proteins:
- the gldA gene encoding bifunctional L-1,2-propanediol dehydrogenase/glycerol dehydrogenase gives MDHIIQSPGKYIQGADVLTRLGDYLKPLAESWLVVGDKFVLGFAQETLQKSFDDADLSADIVPFGGECSQTEIDRLRALAEEADCTAVLGIGGGKTLDTAKALAHYMHLPVAIAPTIASTDAPCSALSVIYTDSGEFERYLMLPKNPDLVIVDTKVVAGAPARLLAAGIGDALATWFEARACARSGATTMAGGQCTQAALALAELCYNTLLEQGEKAMLAAEQHVVTAALERIVEANTYLSGVGFESGGLAAAHAIHNGLTAIPDAHHYYHGEKVAFGTLTQLVLENASVEEIETVASLCHSVGLPITLAQLDIKADIPAKLRQVAQAACAEGETIHNMPGGATPDEVYAALIVADQYGQRFLEEWE, from the coding sequence ATGGACCACATTATTCAATCGCCGGGCAAATACATTCAGGGGGCAGATGTGCTCACCCGTCTGGGAGACTATCTGAAACCGCTGGCGGAAAGCTGGCTGGTGGTCGGTGACAAATTCGTTTTAGGTTTCGCGCAGGAGACGCTGCAAAAAAGTTTTGATGATGCCGACCTGAGCGCCGATATCGTGCCCTTTGGCGGCGAATGTTCGCAAACGGAAATCGACCGTCTGCGCGCGCTGGCTGAAGAGGCAGACTGCACGGCGGTGCTGGGCATTGGCGGCGGTAAAACCCTGGATACCGCCAAAGCGCTGGCCCACTACATGCACCTGCCGGTGGCGATCGCGCCGACCATCGCCTCAACCGATGCGCCGTGCAGCGCGCTGTCGGTGATCTATACCGACTCCGGTGAATTCGAACGTTACCTGATGCTGCCGAAAAACCCGGATCTGGTGATTGTCGATACCAAAGTGGTGGCGGGCGCGCCTGCGCGTCTGCTGGCCGCCGGGATCGGCGATGCGCTGGCCACCTGGTTTGAAGCGCGCGCCTGCGCCCGCAGCGGGGCCACCACCATGGCGGGCGGACAGTGCACCCAGGCGGCGCTTGCGCTGGCCGAGCTGTGCTACAACACGCTGCTGGAACAGGGTGAAAAAGCCATGCTGGCGGCGGAGCAGCATGTGGTGACCGCCGCGCTGGAGCGCATCGTGGAAGCCAATACCTATCTCAGCGGCGTCGGCTTTGAAAGCGGCGGACTGGCGGCGGCGCATGCCATTCATAATGGTCTGACGGCGATCCCGGACGCGCACCATTACTATCACGGCGAAAAAGTGGCCTTCGGTACACTGACGCAGCTGGTGTTAGAAAACGCGTCGGTGGAGGAGATCGAAACCGTGGCGTCGCTGTGTCACAGCGTCGGCCTGCCGATCACCCTCGCCCAGCTGGATATTAAAGCCGATATTCCGGCGAAATTGCGCCAGGTGGCGCAAGCGGCCTGCGCGGAAGGGGAAACTATTCACAATATGCCGGGCGGCGCCACGCCTGATGAGGTGTACGCGGCGCTGATCGTCGCCGATCAGTATGGTCAGCGTTTCCTGGAAGAGTGGGAATAA
- the fsa gene encoding fructose-6-phosphate aldolase: protein MELYLDTANVAEVERLARIYPLAGVTTNPSIIAAGKQPLREVLPRLQQAIGPDGTLFAQVMSRTADGMVADARQLNDILPGIIVKVPVTAEGLAAIKMLKKEGIVTLGTAVYSPAQGLLAALAGAKYVAPYVNRVDAQGGDGIRMVQELQRLLELHTPDSMVLAASFKTPRQALDCLLTGCQAITLPLEVAQQILGTPAVEAAIEKFEHDWQTAFGTLTL from the coding sequence ATGGAACTCTATCTGGACACGGCCAACGTTGCCGAAGTCGAACGCCTGGCGCGCATTTATCCGCTGGCGGGCGTGACCACCAACCCGAGCATAATCGCCGCCGGTAAACAGCCGCTGCGGGAGGTGTTACCGCGTCTGCAACAGGCTATCGGGCCTGACGGCACGCTGTTCGCGCAGGTGATGAGCCGCACGGCGGACGGCATGGTGGCAGATGCCCGACAGCTGAATGACATCCTGCCGGGCATCATTGTCAAAGTGCCGGTGACTGCCGAAGGGCTGGCGGCCATCAAAATGTTAAAAAAAGAAGGCATCGTGACGCTGGGAACGGCGGTGTACAGCCCGGCGCAGGGTCTGCTGGCGGCGCTCGCGGGGGCAAAATACGTCGCGCCCTACGTCAACCGCGTGGATGCGCAGGGCGGCGACGGTATCCGTATGGTGCAGGAGCTGCAACGTCTGCTCGAACTTCATACGCCGGACAGCATGGTGCTGGCAGCCAGCTTTAAGACCCCGCGCCAGGCGCTCGACTGTCTGCTGACCGGATGTCAGGCGATTACGCTACCCTTAGAGGTAGCGCAACAAATACTCGGTACGCCGGCAGTAGAGGCGGCGATCGAGAAATTCGAGCACGACTGGCAAACCGCCTTTGGCACGTTAACGCTGTAA
- a CDS encoding helix-turn-helix transcriptional regulator, with amino-acid sequence MSYDLSHHLTRFAEDAALLQRVWFARGAGPVPAGALQTDFPRLEIVLEGEITDGSEPAVMAENDVLFIPTGHWNAPQCRQPATLLNIHFEKQYLVFSVQRRDGVHLHNLCHAQVARRGPRTGSLLLQTLSELQMQPHEQRTARLTVRSLLSHCADLLGSQIQTASRSQALFEAIRHYIDENYAAPLTRESVAQAFYISPNYLSHLFANTGATGFNAYLNQIRLEHARMLLKNYDLKINEVAHACGFVDSNYFCRLFRKATERTPSEYRRQYHSQLTKTNL; translated from the coding sequence ATGTCATACGACCTCAGCCATCACCTTACCCGATTCGCCGAAGACGCCGCCCTGTTGCAGCGCGTCTGGTTTGCTCGCGGCGCAGGGCCGGTTCCGGCAGGGGCATTACAGACGGATTTTCCGCGGCTGGAAATCGTGCTCGAGGGCGAAATAACAGACGGTAGTGAACCCGCTGTCATGGCGGAAAACGACGTGCTCTTTATCCCCACCGGTCACTGGAATGCGCCGCAGTGCCGCCAGCCCGCCACTCTGCTTAACATCCACTTTGAGAAACAGTATTTAGTTTTCAGCGTGCAACGCCGGGACGGCGTCCATCTGCACAATCTGTGTCACGCCCAGGTGGCGCGGCGCGGCCCGCGTACCGGCTCTTTATTATTGCAGACGCTCAGTGAATTACAGATGCAGCCGCACGAGCAGCGCACCGCCCGTCTCACGGTAAGAAGCCTGCTCAGCCACTGCGCCGATCTGCTGGGCAGCCAGATCCAGACCGCCTCCCGCAGCCAGGCGCTGTTTGAAGCCATACGCCATTATATCGACGAAAATTATGCCGCGCCGCTGACCCGTGAGTCCGTGGCGCAGGCGTTCTATATTTCCCCGAACTACCTCTCCCATCTGTTTGCCAATACCGGGGCGACAGGATTTAACGCTTATCTGAACCAGATCCGGCTGGAACATGCACGCATGTTGCTGAAAAATTACGATCTGAAAATAAACGAAGTGGCCCACGCCTGCGGCTTTGTTGACAGTAACTATTTCTGCCGCCTGTTCCGCAAAGCCACCGAGCGCACCCCGTCCGAATACCGCCGCCAGTATCACAGCCAGCTGACCAAAACGAACCTGTGA
- the ppc gene encoding phosphoenolpyruvate carboxylase — translation MNEQYSALRSNVSMLGKLLGDTIKDALGENILDRVETIRKLSKSSRAGNEADRQALLTTLQNLSNDELLPVARAFSQFLNLANTAEQYHSISPKGEGASNPEIIARTLRKLKDQPDLNEDTIKKAVESLSLELVLTAHPTEITRRTLIHKMVEVNNCLKQLDNKDIADYERNQLMRRLRQLIAQSWHTDEIRKHRPSPVDEAKWGFAVVENSLWEGVPNYLRELNEQLEENLGYKLPVDFVPVRFTSWMGGDRDGNPNVTAEITRHVLLLSRWKATDLFLKDIQVLISELSMVECTDELREMVGSEGAQEPYRYLLKGLRSQLMATQAWLEARLKGQRLPKPAGLLSNNEQLWDPLYACYKSLQACGMSIIANGELLDTLRRVKCFGVPLVRIDVRQESTRHTEALGELTRYLGIGDYESWSEADKQAFLIRELNSKRPLLPRNWEPSDDTREVFNTCKAIVDAPQGSVAAYVISMAKTPSDVLAVHLLLKEAGIGFALPVAPLFETLDDLNNANDVMTQLLNIDWYRGFIQGKQMVMIGYSDSAKDAGVMAASWAQYQAQDALIKTCEKAGIALTLFHGRGGSIGRGGAPAHAALLSQPPGSLKGGLRVTEQGEMIRFKYGLPDITISSLSLYTGAILEANLLPPPEPKDAWCHIMDELSDISCDMYRGYVRENESFVPYFRSATPEQELGKLPLGSRPAKRRPTGGVESLRAIPWIFAWTQNRLMLPAWLGAGAALQKVVEDGKQSELEAMCRDWPFFSTRLGMLEMVFSKADLWLAEYYDQRLVKPELWALGSELRDQLEADIKVVLDIANDSHLMADLPWIAESIQLRNIYTDPLNVLQAELLHRSRQAEEEGKEADPCVEQALMVTIAGVAAGMRNTG, via the coding sequence CTGTCCAACGATGAGCTGTTACCGGTGGCTCGCGCCTTCAGCCAGTTCCTGAATCTGGCTAATACCGCCGAGCAATACCACAGCATATCGCCAAAAGGCGAAGGGGCCAGCAATCCGGAAATTATCGCCCGCACCCTCAGAAAGCTGAAAGACCAGCCCGATCTCAACGAAGACACCATTAAAAAAGCCGTGGAATCCCTGTCGCTGGAGCTGGTGCTGACCGCCCACCCGACAGAAATCACCCGTCGCACGCTGATCCACAAAATGGTGGAAGTGAATAACTGCTTAAAGCAGCTTGATAACAAAGACATTGCCGATTACGAGCGTAACCAGCTGATGCGCCGCCTGCGCCAGCTGATTGCCCAGTCCTGGCATACGGACGAAATCCGTAAACATCGCCCAAGCCCGGTGGACGAAGCCAAATGGGGCTTTGCCGTGGTGGAAAACAGCCTGTGGGAAGGCGTCCCGAATTACCTGCGCGAGCTGAACGAACAGCTGGAAGAAAATCTTGGCTACAAGCTGCCGGTGGATTTTGTCCCGGTGCGTTTCACTTCCTGGATGGGGGGCGATCGCGACGGCAACCCGAACGTCACGGCGGAGATCACCCGCCACGTCCTGCTGCTGAGCCGCTGGAAAGCCACCGATCTGTTCCTGAAAGATATTCAGGTGCTGATCTCTGAACTGTCGATGGTGGAGTGTACCGACGAACTGCGTGAAATGGTCGGCAGCGAAGGCGCGCAGGAGCCGTACCGCTATCTGCTGAAAGGGCTGCGCAGCCAGTTGATGGCGACTCAGGCCTGGCTGGAAGCCCGTCTGAAAGGCCAGCGCCTGCCAAAACCGGCAGGTCTGCTGTCCAATAACGAACAGCTGTGGGATCCGCTGTACGCCTGCTATAAATCGTTGCAGGCCTGCGGCATGTCGATCATCGCTAACGGCGAACTGCTCGATACCCTACGCCGCGTCAAATGCTTTGGCGTACCGCTGGTGCGTATTGATGTGCGTCAGGAAAGCACCCGCCATACCGAAGCGCTGGGCGAACTGACCCGCTACCTCGGTATCGGTGATTACGAAAGCTGGTCAGAGGCCGATAAACAGGCGTTCCTGATCCGCGAACTCAATTCCAAACGTCCGCTGCTGCCGCGCAACTGGGAGCCAAGCGATGACACCCGTGAAGTATTTAACACCTGCAAAGCGATCGTCGATGCGCCGCAAGGATCCGTTGCCGCCTATGTGATCTCGATGGCGAAAACGCCGTCTGACGTGCTGGCCGTGCATTTGCTGCTCAAAGAAGCGGGTATCGGCTTTGCTCTGCCGGTCGCGCCGCTGTTTGAAACCCTCGACGACCTCAACAACGCCAATGACGTCATGACCCAGTTGCTGAATATCGACTGGTATCGCGGCTTCATTCAGGGCAAACAGATGGTGATGATTGGCTATTCCGACTCCGCGAAAGATGCGGGCGTGATGGCGGCCTCCTGGGCGCAATATCAGGCACAGGACGCGCTGATCAAAACCTGCGAAAAAGCGGGCATCGCGCTGACGCTGTTCCACGGACGCGGCGGCTCCATTGGTCGCGGCGGCGCACCGGCGCACGCGGCATTGCTTTCTCAACCGCCGGGCAGCCTGAAAGGCGGACTACGCGTGACCGAACAGGGGGAGATGATCCGCTTTAAGTACGGCCTGCCGGATATCACCATCAGCAGCCTGTCGCTCTACACTGGCGCAATCCTCGAAGCCAACCTGCTGCCGCCGCCGGAGCCGAAAGACGCCTGGTGCCACATTATGGACGAGCTGTCTGACATCTCCTGCGACATGTACCGTGGCTATGTGCGCGAAAACGAAAGCTTTGTGCCCTATTTCCGTTCGGCGACGCCGGAGCAGGAACTCGGCAAACTGCCGCTGGGCTCACGTCCGGCCAAACGTCGCCCGACCGGCGGCGTCGAATCGCTGCGCGCCATTCCGTGGATTTTTGCCTGGACGCAAAACCGCTTAATGCTGCCCGCCTGGCTGGGCGCAGGCGCGGCGCTGCAAAAAGTGGTGGAAGACGGTAAGCAGAGCGAACTGGAAGCCATGTGTCGCGACTGGCCGTTCTTCTCTACCCGTCTGGGGATGCTGGAAATGGTGTTCTCCAAAGCTGATTTGTGGCTGGCGGAATACTACGATCAGCGTCTGGTGAAACCGGAACTGTGGGCGCTGGGCAGCGAACTGCGCGACCAACTGGAAGCGGACATCAAAGTGGTGCTGGATATCGCCAACGACTCGCACCTGATGGCCGACCTGCCGTGGATCGCCGAGTCCATCCAGTTACGTAACATCTATACCGACCCGCTCAACGTTCTCCAGGCCGAACTGCTGCACCGTTCGCGTCAGGCGGAAGAAGAAGGTAAAGAAGCAGATCCGTGCGTGGAACAGGCCTTAATGGTCACCATCGCCGGTGTGGCTGCCGGTATGCGTAACACCGGCTAA